The genomic segment CGCTCCGAGATTGCCCGGCTTCTCCACGCCTTCTAAGACCGCAACCAGCGGCGACGATGAGAGCCTCAATCCATCGAGCGTGCGATGAGGCCGCCGCGCCACCGCCAGCACGCCGCCGGTCCGGTCGCCGTAGCGAATCTTCTCAAACACCGGCCGCGCCACTTCCACGGCCCGCGCCCCGGTTGCCTGCACCGCGTTCACCAGCGCCCCGCCAGGAGCGGCTTCCCACAATTCTTTACAATAGTATAATTCAAGGATCGCCGCCCCCGCCGCCGCCGCACGCGAAATCTCCCGCACGCCGTCAATCAGGACTTCCTCCCCGCCGCGAGACCGCCGCCGCAGCCGAAGCAGTTCCTTGATGCGCTCGTTCGAGGCACTGGTGATCACCGGCGAAGCTCCGCTAAAAGTTGTTCCATCGAATCGCCCGGACCGTGCGCCCGTACCGCGCCACCCAGACCGCCCCCAGCGCGAGATTCCCCAGTAACATGATCACAACCCCCCACGGAACTCCGCCGATTCCTCGCATTCCGGTAACCGCATGCATGAACGCTTCGAATTGCTTTGAAGCAAGAATGAACACCGTCAGCAATGAGCCATTGAACGCACAGTGTGCGAGCAGGAAACAACTCTCGTAGTTCAGCAGCTTCAGCAGCCAGCGCCCATCGCGCAGCGGCGCTTGCCACGCTACCAGCAATGCCACAACGGCCCCAATCCCCCGATGCCAGAGCCAACCGACCAGGGGACAAATGCATCCGGGAACCATCGGAATCGCCAGCGCTTCGACCCAATCAAATCGGCCCGGCGTCGCCGGCTTGCGCAACAACGCGACCATGCAATAGACCGTAAAAAACCAGCCATATGCCCCAACGCCGATCGCCAGGAACATCATGATCAAGAACCGGCCCGACGCGCGCATCCCGCTGCGCATCGGCATCATCCTGTAAGCCTCGGTCGGCATCAGCAAATTTGACCAGGTCGATTTTAGCCAATTTAAAAAAACCGGACGCGCCTCCCAGTCGGGCGTCCTCCGCGACCGCCCCGGCAGCAGGGAATCCGCCGCCACACGACCGCACTCCGAACACACCGCTTCGGCCTGTTCATCCACCAATTGGTAGCCGCAGCCCTCGCAGACCATGGGCAGTTCGTCCGTCTTCGTGCGCGAGACCATGCCTTCATCCAGTTGCCTCACCCACCAGACCAGCCCCCAGAACAGAAGTGAGACCCCCGTAAGAGCCAGAATGCCTTCCGCGTCGTGGCGATGGGAAGGGGGAACAACTCGCCGGAGTTCATAATCCACCGCGATCACCACAAAATAGCTCACCACAATGAGGATCGCCGCCAGCCAGACGAGGAGCAGGGACGATCGCAGGCCCCTTGCCAGCGTCTGCCACACGGACCCGTTGCGATGCAGCCCGGGAAACCGCAATACCGCGAGAATCAACGAGATGCCCACGAACCCCAACGGCGCCCCGAACAGCGCCGCCTGGCCGTCAGCTCGATTATGACCACGAACGTTGCGCGCGAGCGTTTCGGCGAACCCATTTCCGGATAGACCGTCCTCAAAAATGACCAGTCCGAAGACGGTCAGACTCAAAAACGCCAGCCCCGCAAGGAGGGACAGCGTTTGCGCAGCCGCTGGGCATCCCACAAGAGCGGCGCCCATCGCCCTCGGACGCAGTAGATGCGTCAGGGGTAACCAGAAGCCCCGGCAAAAAGTCAGCCGCGACATGGACGATTGAGACACGCCCTGCTCAACAACGCCGGACCCGGCGGCAATCTGAAGCGTTTCAAGATCGTTCATGCACGCTCTGTTAAGAAATGGAGCCGAGATGAACCTGCGGCGCCGACCCTGCCGGAGATTGCATCTAGTCGTTTGTCAGCTTCGCCGGTCCCTGCCGCTCAAACTCCGCCGGGTCGCGCAGGCTCTTCAGCGCGAAGCGGTCGGTTGTCCGCGAATACAGATCGCCCCCCATTCGCGCCACGGCCCGCAGTTTCGCCGGGTCGCATACCATATCCCCCGTCGCCAGCACCGTCTCGTCCACGTGCACCGCCACCACCTCGCCGAACACCGCCTGGCCCGCCCCCGGCTGGTCACCGCAACTGACAATCTGCATCAATCGGCACTCGATGTTCACCGGGCTTTCTTTCACGAGCATTGCCCGCACCTTCTTCCCCGGCAGCGGCGTCAATCCGCTCTTCTCAAACTCGCTCACGCCGTGCGGGAACTCCGTGCTGCACACGTTCATCCGCTCGGCGATGGCCTCCGTGACCGTCGCGATGACAAACTCCTTTGTCGCCCGGATGTTCGCCAGCGTGTCCTTCGGCTGCCCGTGGCGATTCAGCGCCGGGCTGAACACCACCACCGGCGGATTCGCCGACATCATGTTGTAAAACGAAAACGGCGCAAGATTCGGCCGACCCTCGGCATCGATCGTCGAGGCGAAGGCGATCGGCCGCGGTTGAACAAAGGACAGGTACAAGCGGTGCATGGCCCGCCACGAGTGCTCGGTAGTTGCCAAGTCAATATACATTGCGCCCTCAATCGGATCCGGTGAAACCTCGCCGCCGCCGCTCGAGCGACGCGGTGCGTTCGCGCGCGCAAACAACTCTACGAATCATAATCATGCCGCGCCCTCGCCGAGTCGGCCACGCGCAAAAAAACGCCCACGGGTCTTATTACCCCGTGGGCGCTGAATGGGTTCAACTCTCTCGCCGAATCGGTCGCCAACGGCTCACCGACTGGCCGATCTGCCGCCGCGCGTTAATTACACGGCGTCACGTTGAGCAGCAGGCTGACGAACATATCCACGTCGGCCGAGTCGAGCGGACCGCTCTCCGGCTTCTCAACCTGGGCGCACGCACTGGTGCTGATGCTGCCGATGTACATCTGGGTAAACAGGGCGACGTCGCCGCCGTCCACCACACCGCTATTGTCCAGATCGCCCGGACAATCGCAGGTCGGCACCGAGGGCACCAAAACGTCCGCCACCACGCTCGTCGGCGTGCCGGCCTTGTAAAGACCGATGGTCATCAGGCCCTCGACCGGCGGGCTGTCGGCGTCGAACCGGTAGTTGTACAACGTGCCCCAGCGCAGGGCGTTCGAGTTCGCCGCCGGCGAGGCCACGGGCATGTTCCACGAGATCGACGTTCCAGGAGTGACCGTCGCCGGCCAGTCGCTGCCGTCGAAGTTGATGCCAATCGTCGCACCGTCGCCGTTGTGGTACTCCACGTCGTGGAAGCCGGTGTTGGTCACCACGCTGCCCGCCGGAAGCGGAATGGAAATCGACGACGCGCTGCGATCCGAGTTCATGTTGAACACGGCGTACTCGTAGTGCCACGGGCCGTTGCCGACGCCACTCAAATCGGTGACGCGATAGCCGATCGTGAAGCGCCCGTCGTTGATGACATCGACGTGGACGATCTGTACCGCCGGATCATGCACTTTCCACGCGTTGATCGCTGCCTGCTGCCGCACCGTCTGACCGGCCAACGTGCTGAACCAGGTCATCGGATAGCTGCCGCTGGCGCCAAACTGACATCGCCGATACGAGGCATTGTTGTTGTCGTTGCCGGCGCCGGCGTCGTCTTGTGAAACATACATGCCCTCGGCATAGTACGCCGCCCCGGCATTTTGAGCCGGATCGATATCCGAGATCAGTACGCGACAGCGACCCAAGGTTGAATTGCTGGGAGGATTGCTTGTCGGATAGGGCCAAACCAGGATCTGACCGGTCGCCGCATTAATCTGCGACTTGGGGCCCATGCCCGTTCGATCGCCGTTGCGCGATGCCGTGTACGGGTCAGAACAACCGACGCCGAGATTGTCACAGCAGCCGCCGCAGTACGGCGAGCACGCACTACACACCGTGCCCTGCAACGCGCAGAAACCATGCTTCAGCCACGCCTGCCCCAGCATCTCAAAGCGACCCGAGCCATCGACGACCTTGTAGCGATACAGACCTTGGTTGATGACCGGGTGCCACGACGGATTCGCCGCCCCAAAGGTGTACCACCACAATGGATTCGTCCCAACGTTGCAGGAAGTCGTTCCAAACGAGTAGGCCACGTATCCGCCATTCGTGCCCCAATTCGAAGGCTGCGTCCCCGGGCTATCCCCATTGCCGCGCAGCTCGCCCACCGTCACGTCCGGACCCGGCGCACGAAGACCGGCCTCGCTATCCGGCTCGCTCGGCTCCATCGCCTCGCGGCTCATCCCCTGAATCGTCAGATGGCCGACAAAACGCCCGGCCATGCCCGACTGGTTCAGGACGTTGGCGGCAAATTGTTCCGAGACGACCAGCTCACCCCGCACGGTGATCGTGCCGAACGCTCCGTCGAAATCCACGGTGACGCTTTCAGGCGACACGGACAGGACTTCCAGGTGCAGGTCCTGGGCATCGCTCACATGGCCGTGTCGGCCGGCAAAGCCGATCAGAAAGTCGCCGACGTTCACCGTCTGGCGGCCGGCGTCGGTCGAAATCGTCCACTTGCCGGTGCCTTCCGTCGCGAGCACGCCGTACAACCCCGCGCTGGCGCCATCCACGCGCGCCAACTGAAAACTCGACGCGGCGCCATTCACATTGAACTGCATGCCGACGTTACCGTCCGCCCTGGTTTCGACCGGAAACGTCACGCCCAAAGCGCCCATCGCGCCGGCATTCAGCTCCAGCAGGGCCGTTCCCGTGGTCAAGCCGTATCGCTTCTCATTCGCCGCCGGCCCCTCGGCACGCACCCCAACCGAGGTCGCAGACAGCACCACGCCCAGGAACGCCAGTCGTTTCGTCCAGCCAAACACTTTCATTTCCACATCCTTATAAAACGAGCGGCCATCCCGCAGCACGTCCGGCGAACCGACGTCGATTCCGCGCGCGGTGTAGGACCGACTAGAGACCAATGGTGCGATGTGAACCTCACCCGCTCCTCGACTCCACCCACACATGGATCGGTCGACTCGCTGGTCGGGTCCCGCAGGAGCGCGCGGCCAGCGCGTCAATGACACGGAATGCTAGTTGCAACCACCGCCTCCATTATAACGTCTGAAAACCGCCCCCAATCGCGTCGAAAAAGTTTCTTAAATGGGGCTGCGCATTAACGCACGCTGGTAGCAGGCGGCCGCAACCATCGCCCTGTCAATGAGTTACGGCCCACGGCGATCGGCCCCAAGGGTAAGCGGCCCTCCTTGGGCGGGGTACACCGAGGCCGAGCAGTGGATGCCCCCGTCGCGACGGAGGCTTTCTCCGCATCGAATCGGCACAACCTTCACCCCTTCGCCCCAGGCGCGCGCGATCAATGCCGCCGCGTTGGAATCGAGTGCCACGAACATGCCACCGTATGCCGGCATGAAATAATGTGACCGCGACTGGATGCCGTTTAAATAGCACAAACTTTGCTCCGAATCGGCGAGGCTCGGCACGGCGACGACCTCCCAGCCCAGGCGCGTCAGCGCCTGCGTGATGTCCTGACGCTGGGCCCGCCGCCGGATGAGCGAGCGGAAATACGACGACGCGTGATCCGCGCCCGCGAAGGATGATTCCGTCGCTCCCGCTGTGTGAAGAATATCCACCGATGCCATGAACAGATTGAAGTTGCCCACGGCCGACTCCCCCGACCCGACCGCAAAGCAGCGAACCAGATCGAGCGGCCACTGTCCAGGCTGAACGGCGAGGCGTTCGAGGCATTCTGCCGCGGCGGCCCCTGCCTCGCGGTCATTCGACCGGTCCAGCATCGCCCTGGACCGCGCGAGCGATGTCCGGGCATCGAGCGGCAACGGACCTGACGAATCGCTTGACGCAAGCCGCGCCAGGCCCAGCCGGACGATCTCCCTCGCCGCAGCCAGCTCATCATTCATCAGGACGACGGGCCGGCCGTTGACGTTGCGGACCGCCACTTCGTAGTCGATGTGATAGGAAACCGCCGGTAGTACGACGGTTTCTTCGCAGCCGAACTCGATCGCCAACGCCGCTTCGACTTCCGCCGCGGTCAGGCCCAGCGATACGTTGCGTTGAATCTCCGCCTCCCCCACCAGCAGGACACGCTTACGCCGCGCGGCGTCCCACACCGCCAGCAAATTGCCCCCCTGAAACAACAGAGGCGACTGCGCAAACGGCAGCCCCGCCTCGGCCACGCCTTCGCACACGAACGAGTCGCCGGTGACAAAGATCGACGCCTCCTCGCCGCGGCTCGCGTAGCGCGGCACCAGCGTCAACGGCGACGCGGCCTGATCGATCTCGCCCGGCGCGAGGACCGTCCCCGGTTTTCCGTTGTCCTGCGCCCATTGTGAGAGGGGAAAGTCTTCAATAATTACTATTGTCTCATTCTGACGCGGAACCGCCCATCCGCGGAGCGAACCAAGCAGCCCGCCGGCGTGTTTGCGCTCCACGCTGATGATAAACCGAGCGTCGGGCAGCGCCGCGAGCAATTGGTGAAACACGTCCAGACAGCCGCCGTCACCGGGGCCTTCGTAGTAACTCCCGGCCGACGCCTGGAGCCGGACCCAGCCGATCGCGTGTTCACCTGACTCCGTCGCGGCGCGATAGCCCGGCTGCGTCGGGCGAAACACGAAGCGCCGCGCGCGGGCCATGGCGATGACTTCGTTCTCCGAACGACCCGCGGCGACGGCTTCATCCACCGCGCGCACCAATGGAGGAGGATCGCCGGCGATGCGTACGCCGATCGATTCACGTTCCGACGCGGAATCATCCACGAAGAACGATAACAAATCCGTGGGGAGGCCGATGCCACGCAGCACTGATTCGCGATCTCGATACGGAACGGTGAGATACGTCGGATCGCGCGCCGCCAGCCAGTACTCCACGCGCGCGAACGTCATCGGGAGACCGTCCGCCGCGAGACGTTTGGCCACGAGATCCGCCACGTGTTTTCTCGCCGCGGTTTCTCCGTCACGGCCCACTTCAAACGACCACCTGCCGCCGATCGGCTCGGAACCGCCCGCCGCAGGCGAAAACACCATCGCGCGAAAACCACGCGCGCCCGGGCGAGACTCGGGATACGACCGTCGAAGCTCCTGCCGAGCGCGATACCCCGGTACCGTTTCGCCCGCGTCTATGACTCGCACGACGCCCGACCCGTCAGTCTGCTGCGCCTCGGCGCGAGTTGACACACGAGCCAATCCATGCGCGCCGATGAGCGAAACAGCAAACGCATACGCTTGAATGAAGCGTCGGGTCATGCCCGCCTCCCGCGACGCCACAACACAACGTACAACACCGCCAATCCGATCACGAACCCACCCGCGCCCCACGCCAGCCAGTTCGCCGCGGTCGCACGATCGTCCATCGCGCGTTCCGTCACCGGCAGGACGCCGGGGCCAACGGGATTCCCTGCGGACGATCCGCGGATTGCATCGGATCGCACCACCGGGACCGGCAGGTTCGTCTGCGCGACGACCACGCGATACCGTTCTCGGAAAGTCGTGCGGATGACCCGATCGGCGACGCGCCGGAGAAATGGCTCCGGGAGTTTCAGATCGCGCACCGCCGCCGGGCCGAGTTCCTGCCCACGCAGGTTTTCGAGCACCTCGTCTTCTATCGCCGTCGAAACCCTTGGCGCATCGGAACGCGCCGCCCCGCCGGATTGACCCAGCGCGATCGGGCGCGCCGTGCCCAGGACAAGGCAGGTGAACAAAACGCCCCCCCCCAGGATGCCAGTATTGCTTTTCTTGATGTGCTTGTCTCTCGACATGAGTCCTGCCGATTGCAGAAGCCGACGATCTGCGCGTCGAACATGCGGTACGTTGCGCTCCGCGCCACGGCGAATCCCGGACCGATCGCGGCTCGGACGGCGCTCGCTCACTTGCCGCCGACTCGCGCAATGTCCCGCCGCCAGGCAGGCATCTGCTCGCGCCGGACGGCCGCCCAAAGCCCGGCCTTCGCCTTCTCCGCGCGCTGTTCAGCGGCCACAAACTCGCGCTCGCGGACATGACCAAATCGCCGATCCGCATACGCCAAGCCGCGCTCAATCAGCATCCGGTTCAGCAACTCGCCCTCGGTGTCGGAACCTTCGGCCACCACATACAGATACGCCAGCAGGCGACCATACCGATCGCGATTGGTTCGGTTTCGATCCAATTCCACACGCACGCGTCGACCCACGACTTCTCGCCGCACAAAGTTCGCCGCCTCGCGGCCGAAATGCGCGTCGGTCTCGCCCGGTGCGTGCGCGATCTCCGGGCAGTCGACGCCCCACAAGCGTACACGCGTCATCGGTCGCCCGCCGTCGGGCAACTCAAGGTCCAGCGTATCGCCATCGGCGGCGTGAATCACCCGTGCAACGCGATCATGATAATCCTGATCGCGCGCGCCACGGCGAATCGGCTCCCGCGCGTGATCCAGCGCGGACAGCAGCACGACGACGCCCAGCACGCTCGCCACGCGCCATCGACGACGCCAACGCCATCGCTTGACCAGATCGGGTATCACGGCTTGTGCAGGGGGTTCGCGCCGGGCTGGCCGCCGCTGGCTGCGTGATCCAGTTCAAAGACCTCGTGCACCGCGCGGAGCGCACGCTCGCCGTCCTCCTCGCGGATCACGCACGAAATCACGATTTCGCTCGTGGAGATGTTTTCGATGTTGACGTTTGACTGATGCAACGCCTCGAACATGCGGCTGGCCACGCCCGTGTGCGTGCGCATGCCCACGCCCACGACCGACACCTTCGCCAGCTTGTCGCGAATCTCGACGGACAAACCCGGCAACTCCTGCCCCAGCTCCAGCCCCAGATTGCGGCACGCCTCCACGTCGCCCTTGTCGACCGTGAAGCTTAAATCGGCCGTCGTGCCGCCGGCATGGATCACCTGGATGATGTCGTCCACCATGACCTCGCGCTCGGCCACGCGCCGGAAGATTTCGCTGGCGATGCCCGGCCGGTTCGGCACGCGCACCAGTTCCACGCGGGCCAGGCCCTTCTTCAGCGCCGCCCCGCGCACGATCACCTGCTGCAAGTCGCTTGATACGTTCACGATGTCGGTCCCCTTCGCGTCGGTCAGGCTGCTGCGCACACAAAGCCGCACGCCGTAGTTCTTGCCCAGCTCGATGCTGCGCGAGTGCATCACCTGCGCTCCCAGCGACGCCAGCTCCAGCATCTCGTCGTAGAAGATGTAGTCCAGCTTCCGCGCCGCCGGCACGATCCGCGGATCAGCCGAATAAATCCCATCTACATCTGTATAAATCTCGCACACGTCCGCCTGCAAGGACGCCGCCAGCGCCACCGCCGTCGTGTCCGATCCGCCCCGGCCCAGCGTCGTCACGTTGAACTGCTCGTCCACCCCCTGAAAACCCGCCACGATCACGATGCTGCCCTGATTCAGCAGGGACATCAACTGCGTCCGGCCCGTAATTTCGCGAATCCGCGCGCGCCCGTGCGAGCGATCCGTCTTGATGCCGATCTGCGCGCCGGTCATGCTGATCGCGTCGTGCCCCGCGTGATGAATCGCCATCGCCATCAGCGCGATCGACACCTGCTCGCCGGTGGCCAGCAACTGATCCATCTCCCGCCGGCTGGGACGGTCGGTCACTTCATACGCGAGGCTGATCAGCTCGTCGGTCGTCTGATCCATCGCCGAGACCACGACGGCCACCTGATTCCCGGCGAGCTTGGCCTGAATGGCGCGCCGCGCCGCGCGATGAAACTTCTCCGCATTGGCCAGGCTCGTCCCCCCGAACTTTTGAACGACAATGGGCATGATGGTTCCACGCGGATTATCGCCGTGGGGAGGCCGCGCCTCAACGCCAGCGAAGCCGTCCGCTCCCGCGGCGAACAACGCCGATTCGGTACACCGTCTCCCCGCGGACTTTCAAGAACGCCGCAACGCTCCGCGCGAACGCCGCACGAACCACCAACACGTAGCCAATGCCCATGTTGAACACTCGAAACATCTCGCGACGATCGATCCCCGTCGATGCCAGCAGCCGGAAGATCGGCGGCACCGGCCAGCTCGTTCGATCAATCTCCACGTCGCACGATTCCGGGATGACGCGCGGCAGGTTCCCCTCCAAGCCGCCACCGGTGATGTGCGCCATCGCGCCGACGACGCGCTTGCGCCGATACTTTTTCAACAACGCCGTGATCGACGGGGCGTAGATCCGCGTCGGCCGTAGCAGCGCGTCGACAAGCGGCTCACCGAGATCGACCGGCAGCTTGCCGCGCCGGGGCAGCCGCGCGATCGCTTTCCGCGCCAGCGCGTATCCGTTCGAATGAATCCCGCTCGACGCCAGGCCGAGGACCACGTCACCCGGCTGAACCGTGGAACCGTCGATGATCCGCCGCCGCTCGACAACGCCGACGCAGAAGCCGGCGAGGTCGAAATGCTCCGGCTCGTAGAGATCGGGCAGTTCGGCCGTCTCGCCGCCGAGCAGCGCGCAGCCGGCCTGGAGACATCCGTCCGAGATTCCGCCGACGATCTCGGCGACGCGAGCCGGTTCGAGTTTGTGACAAGCAACGTAGTCAAGAAAAAAGAGCGGCTCGGCGCCGCACGTCAGCACGTCGTTGACGTTCATCGCGACAAGATCGATGCCCAGCCCGGCGACTCGGCCGTACTTCAGCCCCAGCAGCATCTTCGAGCCGACACCATCTGCCCCGGCGACGAGCACGGGCTGCTTGTAGTTTCGCCGGAGAATCGGCTCGGCGTAGTCCAGGAGCATCAGCCCGGCAAAGGCGTTGTGACGCGAGAGCACGCGCGGGTCGTGCGTGCGGCGCAGGGCGTGGCGGATCTGTTCCACCATCTCGTCGTTCGCGGAAATATCGACACCAGAAGATTTGTAAGTCAGGGCTGCTTGCTTCGGCCGCGAGGTCCGTCTCATGGCAGGCTGCGCTGGGTGAGGGGTTGTCCGATCCGTCCGCCGGTCGTGAGGGGTCATCCTATCCGCGAGCCGGGATTTGCGCAACCTTCCACCGTGAACGCGTCAATTGTGCGGATTCCGATCGCAGAGGGATTCAATTGAGCATGTTTCTGGGGGCGTGGCGCGGAACGAGTGACTCCGCCTTACCGGCGTATTCAGGCCGAGCGGTAAAAATGAAAACCGCCGGTCATTGCTGACCGGCGGCTTGGGTTTCAAGGCTTTGTTGCCCGCCATACAAGCCGGGCGGCAGGAGGCTTAGCGTCGGCGGCGGATCAGGCCGAGCGCGCCGAGGCCGAGGAGGGCCAGCGACGACGGCTCGGGGATCAGGACCAACTGAACGCCGTTGATCGTGCCGAAGCTCGGAGCGACTTCATCAGCGCTGATCGTCAGCGTACCCGCGACGACGGCGACATTCGCGTGCAGCGTGTGCGTCTGGCCGGCGATGAAGACGTTGCCGGCCGGAATCGGACCGGTCGAGTTCAGCGTGATACCATTGACGGTAACCGCCGTGGTGTCCGTTCCGGTGAAGTCCGGAGCGACTGCGTAGGTGTACACGTCATAGATACCGTTGACCAAGCCAGTGAACGTAATCGTCAGCGGGCCGGTGACCGCACTAAGGTCCTGGCCATCGTCCAGCAGAAGCTCCTGGTTGCCAGTGGTGTTCGCATTGTTGAACGCGAAGTTACCACCGAGTGCGGAGCTGCGTGTGACCGTCACAGGCGTCGGCGTGCATGCCGCACCCGTGCCCGCATTCAGAATCTGGGTCTGCGAGATGCCGTCGAACAGGTTCCAGCAACCCGCACCCGCAGCGCCAGCAGCTGCGCCATAGGTGTTAGCAGGAGCGCCGTCGCCAGCACCGCCAGGTGCAGCCGTGTCAAAGTCGATGTTGATGTTCTGGGCGTTGACCGAAACGGCCGCAGCCAGAACGAACGCTACCGCAAGTGAAATCTTCCGCATGTCTCTTCCTCCTGATTGCCTTGAGGCGGCCAAGTCGATTTGACCCTCCGCCGCCTGTATTTCCTCGCTCCAACGGCACGCGCAGCTCGCCCAACGGGCCTGCACTACCGCAACTTGAGAGCATCCTAACCGAATTCACGACTCGATGTCAAGAGTTTGCGGCACTCGATTTCGTTTTTTTCCGCAGTCACTACAAAACACGAGCAGTTCGGCCGCCTGAACCACATGCACAAGCCGCCCGATTCGCCGTAACTCAATTATTTTCAAACGGTTAAGCCAATAACCGAGTGCCCGAGTGCCCAAGATACAAGATAG from the Planctomycetia bacterium genome contains:
- a CDS encoding flavin reductase family protein — encoded protein: MHRLYLSFVQPRPIAFASTIDAEGRPNLAPFSFYNMMSANPPVVVFSPALNRHGQPKDTLANIRATKEFVIATVTEAIAERMNVCSTEFPHGVSEFEKSGLTPLPGKKVRAMLVKESPVNIECRLMQIVSCGDQPGAGQAVFGEVVAVHVDETVLATGDMVCDPAKLRAVARMGGDLYSRTTDRFALKSLRDPAEFERQGPAKLTND
- a CDS encoding thermonuclease family protein, whose translation is MASVLGVVVLLSALDHAREPIRRGARDQDYHDRVARVIHAADGDTLDLELPDGGRPMTRVRLWGVDCPEIAHAPGETDAHFGREAANFVRREVVGRRVRVELDRNRTNRDRYGRLLAYLYVVAEGSDTEGELLNRMLIERGLAYADRRFGHVREREFVAAEQRAEKAKAGLWAAVRREQMPAWRRDIARVGGK
- a CDS encoding aspartate kinase, which encodes MPIVVQKFGGTSLANAEKFHRAARRAIQAKLAGNQVAVVVSAMDQTTDELISLAYEVTDRPSRREMDQLLATGEQVSIALMAMAIHHAGHDAISMTGAQIGIKTDRSHGRARIREITGRTQLMSLLNQGSIVIVAGFQGVDEQFNVTTLGRGGSDTTAVALAASLQADVCEIYTDVDGIYSADPRIVPAARKLDYIFYDEMLELASLGAQVMHSRSIELGKNYGVRLCVRSSLTDAKGTDIVNVSSDLQQVIVRGAALKKGLARVELVRVPNRPGIASEIFRRVAEREVMVDDIIQVIHAGGTTADLSFTVDKGDVEACRNLGLELGQELPGLSVEIRDKLAKVSVVGVGMRTHTGVASRMFEALHQSNVNIENISTSEIVISCVIREEDGERALRAVHEVFELDHAASGGQPGANPLHKP
- a CDS encoding phosphoribosylformylglycinamidine cyclo-ligase is translated as MRRTSRPKQAALTYKSSGVDISANDEMVEQIRHALRRTHDPRVLSRHNAFAGLMLLDYAEPILRRNYKQPVLVAGADGVGSKMLLGLKYGRVAGLGIDLVAMNVNDVLTCGAEPLFFLDYVACHKLEPARVAEIVGGISDGCLQAGCALLGGETAELPDLYEPEHFDLAGFCVGVVERRRIIDGSTVQPGDVVLGLASSGIHSNGYALARKAIARLPRRGKLPVDLGEPLVDALLRPTRIYAPSITALLKKYRRKRVVGAMAHITGGGLEGNLPRVIPESCDVEIDRTSWPVPPIFRLLASTGIDRREMFRVFNMGIGYVLVVRAAFARSVAAFLKVRGETVYRIGVVRRGSGRLRWR
- a CDS encoding PEP-CTERM sorting domain-containing protein, with the protein product MRKISLAVAFVLAAAVSVNAQNINIDFDTAAPGGAGDGAPANTYGAAAGAAGAGCWNLFDGISQTQILNAGTGAACTPTPVTVTRSSALGGNFAFNNANTTGNQELLLDDGQDLSAVTGPLTITFTGLVNGIYDVYTYAVAPDFTGTDTTAVTVNGITLNSTGPIPAGNVFIAGQTHTLHANVAVVAGTLTISADEVAPSFGTINGVQLVLIPEPSSLALLGLGALGLIRRRR